One Xyrauchen texanus isolate HMW12.3.18 chromosome 34, RBS_HiC_50CHRs, whole genome shotgun sequence genomic window carries:
- the dnajc21 gene encoding dnaJ homolog subfamily C member 21, producing MKCHYEVLGVKRDATDDDLKKAYRKLALKWHPDKNLENAEAAAEQFKLIQAAYDVLSDPQERAWYDNHREALLKGGVNGEYQDDSIDLLQFFTVTCYSGYGDDEQGFYTVYRNLFENITKEEMEHCKDEEDEDEEFPSFGDSQSDYDTVVHLFYGYWQSFCTRKNFAWKEEYDTRQASNRWEKRAIEKENRKTRDKARKEHSELVRQLVAFVRKRDKRVQAHKKLVEEQNAEKAKKAEELRRKQKLHQAKLAEDYKEQSWAAMSELEKELQQMEAQYGQEFGDASDCEEEVEDGQERDDMDESDAVQVDAAVEMDNFYDDLYCPACDKSFKSDKAMKNHEKSKKHREMVALLRQQLEEEDKSLSQNSADRDEEDDDEDDDEIDDTPRQKLSKRQKKKKRQQKTANNLPEETEVDSPIPQSTEECVPPPSESGNSEDAPVPSEDPDQNLEQEECEPTNQKSSAKIKGKKGVKDSKKNNKPQGSVEVSQEKEVNLRCVTCQYEFTTRNKLFDHLKTTGHATALSSSNATQTCRKKKETRKNR from the exons ATGAAGTGTCACTATGAGGTACTGGGCGTTAAACGAGACGCGACTGATGATGATCTGAAAAAGGCCTATCGGAAATTAGCATTGAAATGGCATCCAG ACAAGAACCTTGAAAACGCAGAAGCTGCTGCAGAGCAGTTCAAGCTGATCCAGGCTGCATATGATGTTCTGAGTGATCCTCAGGAGAGAGCCTG GTATGATAATCATCGGGAGGCACTGCTGAAAGGTGGAGTCAATGGAGAGTACCAGGATGACAGTATTGATCTGCTGCAGTTCTTCACTGTCACCTGTTATTCAGGTTACGGAGATGACGAGCAG GGCTTTTACACAGTATACAGGAACTTGTTTGAAAATATAACAAAGGAGGAGATGGAGCACTGTAAGGATGAGGAAGACGAGGACGAAGAATTTCCCTCATTTGGAGACTCTCAAAGTGACTATGACACC GTGGTGCACTTGTTCTACGGCTACTGGCAAAGCTTTTGCACGCGCAAAAACTTTGCATGGAAAGAGGAATATGATACACGGCAGGCCTCTAACCGCTGGGAGAAACGAGCTATAGAGAAAGAGAACAGGAAAACCAGGGATAAGGCCCGGAAAGAGCACAGTGAACTGGTGCGCCAACTAGTGGCCTTCGTCAGAAAGCGCGACAAGCGTGTTCAGGCCCACAAGAAGCTGGTAGAAGAGCAGAACGCAGAGAAAGCCAAGAAGGCGGAAGAACTGAGGAGGAAACAAAAGCTCCATCAGGCCAA gctggctgaAGACTATAAGGAGCAGAGCTGGGCCGCCATGTCCGAGCTGGAGAAAGAACTGCAGCAGATGGAAGCTCAGTACGGTCAAGAGTTCGGCGACGCATCGGACTGTGAAGAGGAGGTGGAAGATGGGCAGGAGAGAGATGACATGGATGAGAGCG ATGCGGTTCAGGTGGATGCTGCTGTGGAGATGGACAATTTTTATGATGACTTGTATTGCCCTGCCTGTGACAAATCTTTCAAATCAGATAAAGC CATGAAAAACCATGAGAAATCCAAGAAACACAGAGAGATGGTGGCATTGCTACGGCAACAACTGGAGGAGGAAGACAAGTCACTGAGTCAGAACTCTGCTGACAGAGATGAagaggatgatgatgaagatgatgatgaaattGATGACACACCGAGACAAAA ATTGTCTAAAaggcaaaagaagaaaaaacgtcAACAGAAAACAGCAAAC AATCTCCCAGAAGAGACAGAGGTTGACAGTCCAATCCCACAGTCCACAGAGGAGTGCGTCCCACCTCCATCTGAATCGGGCAACAGCGAGGATGCCCCTGTTCCCTCTGAGGACCCAGATCAGAATCTAGAACAAGAGGAATGTGAACCCACAAACCAAAAAAG CTCTGCAAAGATAAAAGGGAAGAAAGGAGTGAAAGACTCTAAAAAGAACAACAAACCTCAGGGAAGTGTGGAAGTTTCacaagag AAGGAAGTCAACCTCCGCTGTGTTACTTGTCAGTACGAATTCACCACCAGGAACAAACTTTTCGATCACTTGAAGACCACTGGCCACGCCACCGCACTCTCGTCCAGTAACGCTACCCAAACatgcaggaaaaaaaaagaaacaaggaaGAATAGATAA